One Qipengyuania gaetbuli genomic region harbors:
- a CDS encoding ArsR/SmtB family transcription factor, which produces MDLPLEMMQENAGRAVALLKSMANESRLMILCQLSQKEMTVGELATKIPLSQSALSQHLSVLRRENLVKTRRESQFVWYSIDSEDAKAVIGTLYDLFCAQCETDAGQASA; this is translated from the coding sequence GTGGATCTTCCACTTGAAATGATGCAGGAAAATGCCGGCCGTGCCGTCGCGCTGCTGAAGTCGATGGCGAACGAGTCGCGCCTGATGATTCTGTGTCAGCTGTCGCAGAAGGAAATGACGGTCGGCGAGCTGGCGACCAAAATCCCGCTCTCGCAATCGGCGCTTTCGCAGCACCTGAGCGTCCTGCGCCGCGAGAACCTCGTAAAGACCCGGCGGGAATCCCAGTTCGTGTGGTATTCGATCGACAGCGAAGACGCGAAGGCCGTGATCGGCACGCTCTACGACCTGTTCTGCGCACAATGCGAAACGGACGCCGGTCAGGCCTCGGCCTGA
- a CDS encoding molybdopterin oxidoreductase family protein encodes MGFNPFETVREDVALSPQVADEVKTSTCYMCACRCGIRVHLKNGTIRYIEGNPDHPVNKGVLCAKGSAGIMHQYAPAKLTKPLLRTGERGSGEFREIEWDEALELATEWLGEVRARDPAKLAFFTGRDQSQSLTGWWASQFGTHNFAAHGGFCSVNMAAGGLYTLGGAFWEFGEPDYERTLYHMMFGVADDHDSNPIKLGLGNLKTRPGTKFVSVNPVRTGYSAIADEWIGIRPGTDGLFVFALIHELLRAEKIDWASLGRYSNAPWLVISEPGAADDGLFLRHGDDGAPLAWCLEQGRAIRANAAHIKPAFAGEREVNGRRVIPSFQLLAERYLDAEFSPDAVADTTGIPADTIRRIAAELAETAFEKEIVIEEPWIDAWGRHHDRFVGRPVSFHAMRGISAHSNGFHTCRAIHILQALLGSVDCPGGWRYKAPFPKPIPPGVKAAWPKAEAGVPLDGPPLGFPRSPEDLIVDQHGEPLRIDKAFSWEHPLALHGMMHMVLHNAATQDPYGIDVLFMFMANMAWNSSMNIPDTLGYFMKKREDGEYVIPKIIYSDAFWSETVPYCDLILPDTTYLERWDCISMLDRPISSSHGGGDAIRQPVLPLDRDVRPFQTVLLDLGARLGLPGMTNPDGSPKFPGGYEDYIVNHERAPGVGPLSGWRGEDGSKSGVGAVNPEQLDRYIENGCFWHEELPLSAQFMKYANREYLAYAKKMAWLGSTDPITFQLYNEDLQKFRLAARGYGKIQPPEEHRERIDTYFDPLPIWYQPFLEREEGGEDFPVHALSQRPMHMYHSWGSQNAWLRQITSANKLHMHRDLAAKHDLADDDWVWIENGRGRVKAQVKLVTGVNPDVVWTWNAIGKRNGAWGLDKDSPEMTRGFLLNHIITEKLLPEKGDKVYSNSDPVTGQAAWYDLRVRLRKCTAEEAGEAHPVFEPVGQRYTGQDGPLEFGVGLRGSGTDGKAELKEFIGQRHANHGWIDGIRDGRGNRGNDGT; translated from the coding sequence ATGGGCTTTAACCCCTTCGAGACCGTCCGCGAGGACGTCGCCCTGTCGCCGCAGGTGGCCGACGAGGTGAAGACCTCGACCTGTTACATGTGTGCCTGCCGCTGCGGTATCCGGGTCCATCTCAAGAACGGTACGATCCGCTACATCGAGGGCAATCCAGATCACCCGGTCAACAAGGGTGTGCTGTGCGCCAAGGGTAGTGCGGGCATCATGCACCAGTACGCGCCGGCCAAGCTGACCAAGCCACTGCTTCGGACAGGCGAGCGGGGATCAGGCGAATTCCGCGAGATCGAGTGGGACGAGGCGCTGGAACTGGCGACCGAGTGGCTGGGCGAGGTTCGCGCGCGTGATCCGGCCAAGCTCGCCTTCTTTACCGGGCGCGACCAGTCGCAATCGCTGACCGGCTGGTGGGCCAGCCAGTTCGGCACGCACAATTTCGCAGCCCACGGCGGCTTCTGCTCGGTCAACATGGCGGCAGGCGGGCTCTACACGCTGGGCGGGGCTTTCTGGGAATTCGGCGAGCCCGATTACGAGCGCACGCTTTACCACATGATGTTCGGTGTGGCCGACGATCATGACAGCAATCCGATCAAGCTCGGCCTCGGCAACCTGAAGACCCGGCCGGGCACGAAGTTCGTTTCGGTCAATCCGGTGCGAACCGGCTATTCGGCGATCGCCGACGAATGGATCGGGATCCGGCCGGGGACCGACGGGCTTTTCGTCTTCGCGCTGATCCACGAATTGCTGCGGGCAGAGAAAATCGATTGGGCGAGCCTTGGCCGCTACTCCAACGCCCCGTGGCTGGTGATCAGCGAGCCGGGCGCTGCCGATGACGGCCTGTTCCTGCGGCACGGGGACGACGGCGCACCGCTCGCCTGGTGCCTCGAGCAAGGCAGGGCGATCAGGGCCAATGCTGCGCACATCAAACCGGCCTTTGCGGGCGAGCGAGAAGTGAATGGCCGCCGCGTCATTCCGTCCTTCCAATTGCTCGCAGAACGGTACCTAGACGCCGAATTTTCGCCCGATGCGGTGGCTGACACGACCGGCATCCCGGCGGACACGATCCGCCGCATTGCCGCAGAACTGGCCGAGACGGCGTTCGAGAAGGAAATCGTGATCGAGGAGCCGTGGATCGATGCCTGGGGACGTCACCACGACCGCTTCGTCGGCCGGCCCGTGTCCTTCCATGCCATGCGCGGGATCTCGGCGCATTCGAACGGCTTCCACACCTGCCGGGCCATCCACATCCTGCAGGCGCTGCTGGGCTCGGTCGATTGTCCGGGCGGATGGCGGTACAAGGCACCGTTTCCCAAGCCGATCCCGCCCGGCGTCAAGGCGGCATGGCCCAAGGCGGAAGCCGGCGTTCCGCTGGACGGCCCTCCGCTGGGCTTTCCGCGATCTCCCGAAGACCTGATTGTCGATCAGCACGGTGAGCCGCTGAGGATCGACAAGGCTTTCAGCTGGGAGCACCCTCTAGCTCTGCACGGCATGATGCACATGGTGCTGCACAATGCCGCGACGCAGGACCCTTACGGCATCGACGTGCTGTTCATGTTCATGGCCAACATGGCCTGGAACAGCTCGATGAATATCCCCGACACGCTCGGCTACTTCATGAAGAAGCGCGAGGACGGTGAATACGTCATACCGAAGATCATCTACTCCGATGCCTTCTGGTCGGAGACGGTGCCCTATTGCGACCTGATCCTGCCCGATACGACCTATCTGGAGAGGTGGGACTGCATCTCCATGCTCGACCGGCCGATCTCGTCTTCCCATGGCGGCGGGGACGCGATCCGCCAGCCGGTCCTGCCGCTCGACCGCGATGTGCGGCCGTTCCAGACTGTCCTGCTCGATCTCGGCGCGCGGCTGGGCCTGCCGGGCATGACCAATCCCGACGGATCGCCGAAATTCCCGGGCGGGTACGAGGATTACATCGTCAACCACGAACGCGCGCCCGGCGTCGGTCCGCTATCGGGCTGGCGCGGCGAGGACGGGAGCAAGTCTGGCGTCGGCGCGGTCAATCCAGAGCAGCTCGACCGCTACATCGAGAACGGGTGTTTCTGGCACGAGGAACTGCCGCTTTCGGCGCAGTTCATGAAATACGCGAACCGCGAATACCTCGCCTATGCGAAGAAGATGGCATGGCTCGGCTCGACCGACCCGATCACCTTCCAGCTCTACAACGAGGATTTGCAGAAATTCCGCCTGGCGGCGCGCGGGTACGGCAAGATCCAGCCGCCGGAAGAGCATCGCGAACGGATCGACACCTATTTCGACCCGCTGCCCATCTGGTACCAGCCCTTCCTCGAACGCGAGGAGGGCGGGGAGGATTTCCCGGTCCACGCGCTCTCGCAGCGGCCGATGCACATGTATCACAGCTGGGGCAGCCAGAACGCCTGGCTGCGGCAGATCACCAGCGCGAACAAGTTGCACATGCACCGCGACCTTGCAGCGAAGCACGACCTCGCGGACGACGATTGGGTCTGGATCGAAAACGGCCGCGGGCGCGTGAAGGCGCAGGTGAAGCTCGTCACCGGCGTGAACCCCGATGTCGTGTGGACCTGGAACGCGATCGGCAAGCGCAATGGCGCCTGGGGCCTCGACAAGGACAGCCCCGAGATGACGCGCGGCTTCCTCCTCAATCACATCATCACCGAGAAGCTGCTGCCGGAGAAGGGCGACAAGGTCTATTCCAATTCCGACCCGGTAACCGGCCAGGCCGCCTGGTACGATCTTCGCGTCCGCTTGCGGAAGTGTACGGCGGAGGAAGCAGGTGAAGCGCATCCCGTCTTCGAACCTGTCGGACAGCGCTACACGGGGCAGGACGGCCCGCTCGAATTCGGCGTAGGCCTCAGGGGAAGCGGAACGGACGGGAAGGCCGAGCTCAAGGAATTCATCGGCCAGCGCCATGCCAATCACGGCTGGATCGACGGCATCAGGGACGGGCGCGGTAACCGGGGGAATGACGGGACATGA